Sequence from the Miscanthus floridulus cultivar M001 chromosome 16, ASM1932011v1, whole genome shotgun sequence genome:
cgtagtgcgaggagatgacggccagggcgcgcttgacgcctgtgtgcagcgcccctcggagtcgctcacGCATTTGGCCGCTCAACACAATcaggcggctcctaagggagctgcttGACTAGGCCCcctcgacctctagggcctcgcaggctgTACGGGCGGCGCTCTGCAGCACGTTGTGCTGCCCGATCTCGGCCTCAGGCACCGCCTGCACCATGACGGAAGCCTCAGCGACCCAAGAGACCtcattctccaaccctacgccaagacaagcaggatggggttaagcacaaaaggaaATACGCCGAACAGGGGCTaaggcctatgggactcaccctcggctttctctttccagcgctgggcctcgacccgagaggcctcagcTTTCTCTTTCCAGCACTGGACCacgacccaagaggcctcggccaccctggaagcctccttctctagctctaCATCGCATCGgagagttaggggtcgaacacaagaaaaacaaacaaaacaagggggatgggactcacccttggccttttccTTCAAAGCTAGggcctcgacccgggaggcctcgaccaccttgagggcctcggccagggcacctttcgtcagcaggtgcaTGCCCTGCTCCACCCCCAgctgctcggcgatggccttggcagaggcctccGCTTGTTCAGcctgggacctgaaggtgtcccgctcgctggccgcccgggtcagctcctcctccagctccttgatctgcGCCGCCAGAGGGGCAGCCTGCTCCCGAACCATGGCCACCTCGGCCTTTgcatcggcacagcgaaggcgaaggtcctccacctctgcgctccgtgtcgacagaagctcattggcatCGGCAAGCAGGTCCTTATGTTGCCAGAactggtcccagacgcccctctcccaccggaggaacagtgacttcctgagggactggtcctcgagctcctggataggtagAACAGACGTCAAGCGCTGCGAGAGAACTCAGGAAAAAGATGACACCTCACGAGAAAAGAAGGCGCGTACCTAGGCGACGCTGGGCAGATCGTCGGCCAtgatggacagcgctgtccgcagcgaccgctccgccagacaGCGATATTGCTCGAAAGTGCTCCAGCGCCCCccccctcggccatgtcctcaagagcgaatagaggctccccctcagggtcatcctggctctACCACAAGACACgcaggtgatcccacccgtggggctcaggttgtacccgcatgagggccgagcttccctcaccaGAGGTCGGAGCTGGCTGCTCCGCGATGCTGGCTGCCTCGGCGTCCGCCACCCCCTTCCCCCAGGAAGTATTgttggaggagatcgaatggacctccacttcccagGTGCTCTTCGGCGATGGTGGCGAGCCTTGGAGCGGGGGTGGTACCAAGGCTTGCACCGCCTTCGTTCCTGCTTCCTGGGCCGCCGGCTTCGCCGCGCTATGCCGGTCTCCACCAccctggcctcggtggtcccgggggctctggcctccgccacctcAGCCTCGATGGTCCCAGGGGCTCTAGCCTCCAccacctcagcctcggtggtcccgggcgccccggcctccgtcgccttGGCCTCGGGAATCTGAGGGGCCTTGACCTCGGTCTCGGTGGCCTCGGCGACTGAGGACACcttggccccatctgactcgtggGCCTCAGCCTCATGGGGCGTAGGCTCCCCCCCCTCCGCTTGCTCtgtggccgccttggtagcctctccctgggcgaccggctccttcaggtcggccctcaccgacgccgcgccatgttgtatggcggcttgcgcctccaccacccattgggcgaTGGAGCTGGCGCTCACCGTGAGCGCCTTACATGGCGCCAAGGCGGGCGCCTCCGCATGACGCTTCTAGCTAAAAACAAGATGCTTACGCGGTCAGCATACTACTAAGGAACGACTGGgagatgctgcaactccactAATAAAACACTTACCTCGATCGGGGACACAACCGCTTCGGCACTGCGTCCCTCCTCCTTAGCAACGGTAgtggcggcggcagtggcacGGCCTCCGTGTCCGCCGGTGCCGGCCGGCCCTCGCCGTGCTTCGGTGCCCCCTCGACtctctgcgggggcagttgcatCGCCCTCGCCGCTgcccgctccacctccactgttgagcccaccgggctgacggctcGCCTTCCTAATGCCCGTGCCTCGGGCATGTCAGCCTCGGCCCCGGGGCGGGCGATCACCGGCCTcaaggcatcctctcctcctcttccTGGGAATGCTGGGTTGCTCATCGATGCCCCGGGCGCCATCCCcccgacgtcagggagatggtctagggtacCCCGCCCTGCCTCGCTCTTGTCGTCGTCGCTCGAGGAGTCCAACAACGATGGTGATGGGGACGACTTCACCGGGAGGCCATCGTGCCTCTGCTGCTGGCAGTGCTTCTCCAGCTCTTCAtgctcaaggttcttcctcttgcactttgcctcctcggcgtgcgcccggttcgCCGCCCGCCGCTTTGCAtcctcgggaatgggcggtggggaggctcgcacatccctcatcccctacaggaatggcgaacacaaataagggaacaggaaaCGGTGAGGAatgaggaggcctcgggggctgcagcagcgcgtgacttaccagggagaggtacccccacgatgggagcatcgcgataggggtcagaCCACTGCTCTTCAGCCACCCCTCCATCGTCTCCCTTActcgacgtagaatctcctcgtcggagagggcgacggtagacatccagatgccctcgatcggctcatccggtgtcatgtcaaacaggcaccgccgccgagccatcagcggtagcaccctccggcggtggaaggccgccacgaccacagccgccatAAGGCCATGGCTTCGCAGCCTCTCTagtccctctaggagcggctgtagcttgggctgatcctccatcgggacgccatacctccacttcttcggctggctctccatgacctgcccggtgtaggggggaagtccgccatcgtcgttgcggaggtagaaccagctgctgtaccagcggcgattggatgacatgagctgggccaggatgtaaaggtgctgccgATCTTGGCACACttagagagtgcagccaccggccctcaccgccttcctcatgcctgtcgtgcccatcggcttagtggtatgccctgcccagaagaggtggagccacagctcccaatggggggcaatccctaggtacccctcacagacagcAACAAAGATGGCTGCctatgcgatggagttggggttgaagttgtggagctctacgccatagtagtgcgggagcacccgcatgaaccggtccgccggcagGCCAagaccgcgctcgtggaaggacacgaagctcacaatgtagccatcgcatggcctcggctccggctcgccccccggagcaatccactctagtacttttggagtgcatctctggactgctagccaacccctatcgaatggggcacgggcctccactcggacttacctaataacagctcaccagaagtgtcaccgctcgcgcccaccgagggtagcctggcatattccacccctccttccaaacgaaaaggatgcgtgagggtcacacaaaaaagtcaggggaacccctgatcgccctctcgctctgtgcagaggctcaagggctcttcctgcaaccatgccGAGACCTAGAGGGCTAGGCTCGCACCCGatggctcggcaaacaacccctccttccgaatgaaaaggatgcgcgagggtcgcacaaaaagccaggggaactcctgatcgccctctcgctccgtgtagaggctcaggggctcttcctgcaatcaTGCTGAGACCCAGTGACTTAGGCTCGTacccgagggctcggcaaacaaaccctccttctgaacgaaaaggatgcgcgagggttgcacaaaaagctagggaaactcctgatcgccctctcgctccgtgtagaggcttgggggctcttcctgcaaccatgctaagacccagcgacccaggctcgcacccgagggctcggcaaacaacccctccttccaaatgaaaaggatgcgcgagggtcgcacaaaaagccaggggaactcctgaccgccctcttgctccgtgcggaggctcgggggctcttcctacacctAGGACGAAGACAAGCAACCCGAACTCACAGGAAAAAACGTGATAaaaggcaccgagcctgttatggtccaggggttcgaaggctgggcccccgagggttttgaCAAccaccccaggacaacagagtcagggatgactatgggcgagcctgtacatggccgaggcccaagcaagcaaatgcttgggatgccctaagttgtgtccgagaccagcagggaagtctctgaatgggatcccaccgtagggaggcaccgagcccccagggccaatcgaacggccctaggacccactggagaagccctttggtacttttggagtgcgtctctggaccgctagccgacccctatcaaatggggcatgggcctccactcggacttacccgataacagctcaccgaaagtgtcaccgctagcgcccaccgagggtagcctggcatattccacccctccttccgaacgaaaaggatgcacgagggtcgcacaaaaaagccagggaaactcctgattgccctctcgctccgtgcggagtcttgggggctctccctgcaaccaagccgagacccagcgaccaaggctcgcactcgagggctcgacaaacaacccctcctttcgaacgaaaaggatgtgcgagggtcgcacaaaagccagggaaactcctgatcgccctcttgctccgtgcagaggctcgggggctctccctacaaccaagccgagacccagcgacctaggctcgcactcgagggctcggcaaacaacccatCCTTACGAACAAAAAAGATGCGTGAGGGTCGCGCGAAAAGCCAAGGGAACTCCTAATTGCCCTCTTGCTCGGagtagaggcttgggggctcttcctgcaaccacgCCGAGACCCCACGATCCAAACTCGCACTCGTGGACTCGACAAATGCGATAAAACCCTtcgctcaacatgagaaaagcccctggaggaataaatccactcctccaggccctcggggctacacccggcgggtgcgctcgcgcgcacccaccaaagcctcgagtacgaaacaccatcctgtCAGGAGCTAtcgcgagccaagtctcgtcaaaacctcaggaagagcactcacactctccccgaggctcgggggctactatcgggtaccataaaaaggggtcccctaagcaagagccgaaaaattgcttagaccctttaaaaatcaaagccaagagacaactactggctaacccccaccttgtctgAGGCTATCgtttctctgcctcgctcgaggcctcgcacgtaaggcctcggacagggaacCGATTCTTCGACTCGGCCGAGGCTCCGCCTGGAAGGCCTCGGATGAGttgctgattctccgcctcgctcgaggccggctcagcaaacaaccccgtcACCTCTGCCTTGACCAAACTCTCTGATAGGATGTCACGTCCAACCAACGCGTTCAACCGCTCCtacgatatcagccgaacgacggctcgacatagCGGAGTGG
This genomic interval carries:
- the LOC136510590 gene encoding basal body protein 10-like: MTPDEPIEGIWMSTVALSDEEILRRVRETMEGWLKSSGLTPIAMLPSWGYLSLGMRDVRASPPPIPEDAKRRAANRAHAEEAKCKRKNLEHEELEKHCQQQRHDGLPVKSSPSPSLLDSSSDDDKSEAGRGTLDHLPDVGGMAPGASMSNPAFPGRGGEDALRPVIARPGAEADMPEARALGRRAVSPVGSTVEVERAAARAMQLPPQRVEGAPKHGEGRPAPADTEAVPLPPPLPLLRRRDAKRHAEAPALAPCKALTVSASSIAQWVVEAQAAIQHGAASVRADLKEPVAQGEATKAATEQAEGGEPTPHEAEAHESDGAKVSSVAEATETEVKAPQIPEAKATEAGAPGTTEAEVVEARAPGTIEAEVAEARAPGTTEARVVETGIARRSRRPRKQERRRCKPWYHPRSKARHHRRRAPGKWRSIRSPPTILPGGRGWRTPRQPASRSSQLRPLELEDQSLRKSLFLRWERGVWDQFWQHKDLLADANELLSTRSAEVEDLRLRCADAKAEVAMVREQAAPLAAQIKELEEELTRAASERDTFRSQAEQAEASAKAIAEQLGVEQGMHLLTKGALAEALKVVEASRVEALALKEKAKELEKEASRVAEASWVVVQCWKEKAEASRVEAQRWKEKAEGLENEVSWVAEASVMVQAVPEAEIGQHNVLQSAARTACEALEVEGA